From Punica granatum isolate Tunisia-2019 chromosome 1, ASM765513v2, whole genome shotgun sequence:
TATCCTAAAAGTGGGTTTTTTGTTCAGATAAGCTAAATTCACAGTCTTTTCCAATTCGTCTCTGCGTAGATTTTGATGCTACCTCGCTTCATTACGAAATCTAGCAGCTTCTTTGCTTTCAAAGATTTCATTGTTTACCAGGAGTGGATGTTTGAACACTTCTATCCATATGAACTTTGGGGTCTTGGATTCGGGTGTGCAGGATTTCCGGTTCCAGTTCATGAACAAAGTCAAAATCATGGAGAAACCCTTGAGTCTTACCTACATCCATGGCAAAGGTGACAATCGAACTCTATTGGAGGGAACCCTCGCTTTCGACCCGTGCAACAAGTTGTCGGCCAATTACATGGTGGGTCCTGGGAACTGCAAGCTGAAGTACAGTTATGTCCATGGAGGACTGACCACATTTGAGCCTTCCTATGACCTGTCAAAGAACTCGTGGGACCTCGCGGTATCTCGTAAGGTTTATGGAGATGATGTACTTAAGGCTACATATCAGACATCGAGCAGGATTTTGGGGCTTGAGTGGTCGTTGAATTCGTTGTTGAGTAGTCGTGCCAAGGTGACATTTCATAATTATCTTCGgttctctcttttttgatAGATGTGTTTGGACGCGAATGTTTAAGATCCTCTGGATCTTTAGTGGAAAATCCACATCCATGATGATGCCTCAATGGTCTAATTAACCTGACAATATCAAGAGCTTTTCGACTGACAAAATTTGGAAATGAAATCTTGGTGAAATATTCCTCTTCTTGTGCTATCAATATCCTATGTGAATCACAGTTGAGCTTTCTAGATTGTGATAGTCACCATAATTCTCATATTTGTGAATTTGGTCGATTGTTCATGAAGACGTATCAGCACAACAACATTGTTTGCAGTTTTTGAAATGTCTTGATGTTTTCAGCAAGAAAGAGTTGATGTGCTTTGGATGTGATAGAATATTCTATCTACTTACTAACCCATCATGTCGTATCAATATAGAAGATATGTGTTCTCTCAGGCTCGGACTGCGATGCTCTTAATTTAGTTTTATGCAGCACCGCAGGCTGCATTACTTATCTCGTAGACTATGGAATGAATCTATTAAAGCTTTTGTCTAACTTTATGTTCTTTAGCTAAAAAGCCAGGGAGGGTTTCTTTGAGGCAAAGCTCAGGCCACGGATAGCTCATACTCATTTCCTTTTCTGTGTTTCTTCCAATCAGGTCTCAGCTTCTGTGAATTTGAACGAGGAGTCGAAGATCCCGAAGGTCAGTGCCGAGACAACATGGAACTTCGACATGTGATTTTCGTGATGCTGCAAGCTCTTGAAATTATGGTGACAAGTCTTTATGCTCTGTTTCTTCATTGGAGAGCTGGGTGACCTGACTGAAACTGATTTCGGGTATATACCCTCATTTGTTTCTCCCTTTGCATTGTGCTCTTAGAATATTCCCTCCATTCTCCTCCCTTTGATGagttataaatttatttcctCCATTCTTGTTGAGATTGAGATTGTATATTCTTGTACCATGTTCGGTATGGAGGAATTGAGGCCAATTGCCGCAATAAAATGATCAAACACGATTATTTCTCCAGAAGAAATGATATCATGTAGAGGCTAGTTGGGGCATAAAGCTGTCACTACCTTAGAGGGCGTTTGGTATGTGTTATTTTAAGAGGATTGCTAGCAATCTCCCATTTAAATTGCCTGGGCCCCCGCATTGACTTGTTTGGTGACAATATATAAGTGGCAATCTATCTTGCATCGATAAGCTACTTTACCTCTAAAGATTGATTAAGGGGGTGTGTCCATGTGGATTGCCACTAAGTGGTaatcttaattttcaaaattgccCCCATCTATTTCCTCCACTCCTGAAACCCTAGCTCCCCTCACATTGCACTTTGGTCGATCGAAAGTCCCATGAATGCGTCCTCTGAAGGTCCTAGGAACCCTAGCTCCCCTCCCACTCCGCCCATCTTCTCCGATGCTTCAATCGAAGGTCAGAGGCTTCGATCGAATCCTCTGTGCTTTGACTCGAGTCCTTTGAGCTTCAATCGAAGCTTGAGGGGGTGTGACTACGGAGGTTGCCGCTGCCGCCCTCTCTTGTGTTCCggtataatatttatatattttttaaacaaaattagggtttttattttaatattgatattttcaaatatttttctggGGTATTTTGGACTTTGTAACTTACATATCTAGCTATGTCAATTCAGTGTTTTTTCCCTCACCAAACACATCAATGTGTATAACTGGTGATCTATCTAGTGGTAATCCATGTTGTGGTGATTACCACTTAAAAGATTACTGGCAATGCACCAAAGGCTTCCTTAATTATTTACGCGGTGTTGGCTTGCTTTGACCCACACTTTCAAGATTTTGTCCTCCCTCTCTTTTTTAGAGCAATGGCAAATCCCATGTggtattttcctttttctttcttttttctttgaaagtttcttaattttattttttttctaattttttaaataaaaataattttctaagaGAAAAGTTAAAGAAAATTACGAGTcgttataaataaaataactttgaaattgtgtgctttaatttctgaaatctttcatttttttgctATATTCAGGGAAGAGAGtaaaatataaactttttattattatccatattaaaattaataaacttCCTACTGATTTGTATAAAATAATcgtataaattaaaatttattaaaagctAAAAATaaccgaaaagaaaatcacACCCAGGAGGTGGCACAGGTACATTATACAAACAAGATGTGTGTGTCTGTATTAGTGTGACTGTGTAAGCGTTGTCGTACGTAGTGCGGGCATACATCTAGTTTTTATAATGTTCCTGTGCTACGCACACAGCACTCGGATATTTACACTAATATAGACAAATTTACTTTTATGtggttaattaaaaagaaaaaacttgcTTTACtcctttttctaaatatagcaaaaataaaaaaattgttggaaattatttgaaatagtattatttgtaatcctttttttaattccgTTAACTTTTTCATTAGGAAATTACCAAAAGCCTTTTCCATTaggaaataaatttttaattaaaagataaaataaaataattttcagtaCAAGGGGCCCGTAGAGCccaatacaataaaataagaattttaatattaagtaTACAATTTGGAATCTCTTGATTACCAGCGCGAGGACGTGCACTATTGAGCTACATCatcttttaataaaaaaaatataattttaaaaaatacaaaattgagaaaattgaaaagaaaaataaataaaaacgaGGGAAAATTATACTTTTAGCCCAATATCTCTAGATATTTTCGGCTTTggtattttcattatttattttgcttgcttttctattttacccatttgatgtttatttgttcattttcaTCGTGTAACTTTGTTTTATcctctttaattaatttttttatcaagaaGATGTTAAGATTTGGTCTATCCCTCGCGTTACTTTCTTATTATATcctatttctctctctttgtttttttttttcttttgcaatcCTTCTTTGGAGTTAaccattttgtttttttagtCTTATAGTGTTTTAATTTCCCCGTAAAAAtgtaatatgatttttttcaataaaaattttaaaagattaatattaaaaagaaaagagagggagACTGTCGACTATGGTGGAGAGATTCGTCACCACATTGGGATTCGGTAATTTATTCTAAAAGAGAGGGAGGATAATTGCAATAGTGCCGAGCTCGAAACCAGCCGCCATCACTTTAGTTAAGTTGTGCCGTACTTATTATCATGCCTTACCGTTCTCTGCTCGCTCCCTTTGTTGTTATGTGTTTCcttttcatgaattttcttttataatatatttctaaattttaaaatttttaaaaagtttaatGGATAATGGAATCCATAAATGAAAATGGAAGATAAGGAAAATTACACAAGAGGTACAAAAAGTTCTGAAAAGTCTCATGCTTGGtacaaaaagaatttttgccTCACCAAAGGTGCAAAAAGTTTGAAAACGTAACAATCAACTAAACTCCGTCAATTTTGAACTAACACCGTTAATTGCTACTAACATGGTAGATGACTATTGATGTGGCAATTGACATGGACAAAATTAAACCAAAAAGTCGAGTGGCGGTAAAAAACATGACGTGACAGTGGAAGAGTTTTAGAGGTGTAACAATTTAATGCATAAATTTTTAGGACTGTAACTTTTggtacaaaatttttttataccgtgactgattaagtacaaataGCATGTCATTATATAACatattgatataaaaaaaaaacttagcACATGTATCTAATTATGAGAGAGAATATGggtgaggagagagagagatgtgaGGGGAGAGACAAGAAagactagagagagagaggaggaggagatagaggtgagaaaaatgagaaagagagagaggcgagcaagaggagagagagatgagaaagaggaaagagagacGGAAGAGATCAGACatgagagagaaaggagaaacaaaaaagaggagagagatgagaaaaatgagagagagactAGCCTCGTAACTCTcgtatctctctctctttcttatcTTTCATTTCTCTCACCTCTCTCTTTTGTCTTTCTCGTGAGAGCAAGATCAATGTCACTTTTGTCTCCCCACCCATATTTCTCTCATAATTAGTCACGCGCGctaaattttttgttaatatatTACATGACGACATACCTTTTGTACTTAATTGTTATTGTacgaaacattttgtaccaacaagttacagttttaaatttttttgcacCAATATGTTATACTAGGCAAAACTTTTTGCACCAAATTGTTACACCTCTAAAACCCTTTCACTGCCACGTCATGCTTTTTATCGACGCCCAACTTTAGGGTTCAATTTTGTCCATGTAAGCTACCACGTCAGCAGTCATATGCTACGTCAGCAACAATTGGCAACGTAAGttcaaaattgacggaatgtagTTCATTGTTACATTTTTCAAACTGTTTGTACCTTTGGTGAGACAAAAATTCCATTTGTACCAATCGTGAGACTTTTCAGGACTTTTTGTATCTTTGGTGcaatttttccatgaaaaacataatgaaaaatatacaaTTGACTATAaaacataataattttaaaagaaagagcttaatttttaataactttctttcaatatttatgaaagaaattaaagtataatttttaaaagaaaaaaactaaaatacaCGGTACAATATGGTTTTCTTATGATTTTACGAAGGAGCGTAGTTGATTTATTTTAACCACAATTTTGAATATCTTACTAGATAGCACATCACCAAGTTTTCGTCATAAATTATACGGAAGGCCAATGTGGCATCTGACTCCAAACATGTGTAACTTTGGTGGGATCCaataagttaaaaataaaaaataagaaaatataccATACAACACGACTTTTTAACCTTTTTCACAAGGTACCTCGGTTTAATTCATATTTACAATGCACCAAAAAAAACTTGAGTTTTTTCACGGCATAGCATACTATTGACTagtctaaaaaaaaaaaaacatgatgACAAATAATTAATCTCATCTAATAAATCGAAAATATCTCGTATTCTACTAGAAAATAAGGCTGCGTTTAAAAAGTTAGgctaattttagaatcatgattttgattttaactcaacacactacacaacaaaaatacacgtttcccaaatcaaatttataataccatctcatttgtctttttccacaatcaaaatcaaaatcatgattttaaaatcacactaacaaatCAAACGCAGCCTAAAATTCAGAATTCCCGTCCCCACCTCGTAATGCAGAATACATGAACGTGAGCCCCACACGGTTGGGCCGATCCGTTCCGATCTATTGATCCAGCCCAAGTAGTTTTATGAGTCGACAACTCCTTTTTCCTTTGACGACACAAAAGGAATTGGCGCTTCCATTTCTAATCTGAaactgaaaacaaagaaaaacacCGACAACTTCGAAAATTTACATTTGCCGCTTCAAACTCCCGcactcactcactcactcCCCCGCCATTATCAATCACTCGCTTgcttcatctctctctctctccctctctcttcccttCGCGCCCTCTCGGGTCTCGATCTCTGATCCTCGGACGAAATCACTGAATCGAGACAAATCTTACAATGGAGAGCGATGACGATTTCGAGTTCTTCTCTACCGCCGAAGCAGAGCCACCTTCCCCTCAATCCCATGTTAGAAAGCTCAAACGCCTGAGGCGGGCTGCTGAGGTGGTCACCCCGCATCCTCTTATTGAACCTGCGGAGAACGATCTTCCCTCAGTGCACGCGCTTGATTCCGCCGATTCTGAACCAGTGCACGCCGTGGAGTCGAATGGGGCGGAAGCTGAGGAGCCGAGTGATGGATTGCAGCACTCGGCAGCTAAGAATGGAACCGAGGATGACACCGCTGGTTTTGGATCCGTTGCTATGGAGCCTGAGAAGGAGGATGAGCTCCAGCAGGTATCGGAGTTCGATTCGCTGGAGTCGAATGGGGCAGAAGTTGAGGACCCGAGTGATGGATTGCAGCACTCGGGAGCTGAGAATGGAACCGAGGATGACACCACTGGTTTTGGCTCCGTTACTATGGAGCCTGACAAGGAGAGTGAGCTTCAGCAAATATCGGAGTTCGATTTGGTGGATGAGGAAATCAACGTGGGAGACGAGCCGAGAGAGGGAAGTGAGGATCTGATAACCCGAGCCCCGGAGGATAACTTGCAGCAGGTTGGCCCAAGTGAaacaaagaggaagaagaagaagaagaagaagaaggataaGAAGAAGCGCACGGACAGTAGCACCGATGATGATAatgatcagatcaaagcgACTCATGTCATCaacaaaagaagagaagagaaggttTGCTTTAGTAGCATGAATCGATTCGTTCGCCAATTGctcattgatttttttcattaatttaattgatcGGATTAATTTACTTACAACTCGAAGAGGGTCGGTCTGTGAATAGTTGAAATCCTTTTGAAATTGAATAGTCCATGATATTAGTGCTGCTGAAGAAGGTTTGCATctgttttttaatttgttgagTTTGTCGATTGAATAGGAAAGAAGAGATCGAATGCAACAGCTACGAGCAGATTCTCAGAGAGTGTTGCGAGGTGAGCTCATCACAAGCATTTGCAGATTTATCAATGGAGAGTGTGTAATACTTACTAGAGCTGATGTTGATAATTGTGGGTTAATATGTTTTGCAGAGTCTAGGGATGCATCGTTTAAGCCGATACCGATGGTTCTGAAGCCAATATCTTCGGTCCTGGAGAAGATTCGGCAAAGAAAGCTGGAGATGTCAAAGAAGTTAGTGTTTTGTCCTGCTGCCATTTTTATTTGCAAAATCCGAAGAATTGCAAATGGGTAATTGAAAGTGTGACTAAATGTCTTTTTCCTTGTGCTTATGCCTGTGCAGGACTGTATCTGTGAAAAGCACCAACTTAGCCAGTAGGTACTTCGATTTCTCAGAAGAGGAAGATGTGGACATCGACTTAAATGATTCTGTTTTACCAAGAGGAGGGGATGAAATGGTTCCGGGATCAATAGTGGACGAGGCGGTGGCAGAGCCCACTGAGACAAGGACAATTCCAGATGTTGGGCCTATCGGTGGACCAGATGACATTGCAGATGATTTGAGTCCTGAAAGTGCTGCCGGCCAGAAGGTGAGTGCAATGGGACTGACTGACTGAGGAGTTAAATACTcgctgttttctttttttcttgtgtCATTTGGCGAGGATGCTATTTTTCCTATATATGGTAGATCACTGAACGACGTTGGTTGCCTGCAAGAAAACATGCGGGCTTCAGTTAATCTGACCGCCTGTAGCATTACCAAGCGTTCTCTTGTTGGTGAAAGAAAATGATGATATGCTTGTACTTAGGAAATTGGAGTTGACACAATTATGCTTCTTCATAGTTAATGCATAGCAATTTACCGAACTTCTATTATCACCTGCATCACTTGCATATGCGACCTAGAATGAGGTCGGTTAGAAACGTAAATCCATTATGATAAGATGATCTTGCCATGATATAACTTCTTGTTTAACATTACTTGCAGACTTTGCACGAGGAATTGAAGCCAGCCTTTCAAGCTCCTATTGACGATACTCAGGTTGTCCTCTCATTTAGTTGGATAGAATTCATGCTGTTTCTTCTATGATAGATTGTGTATTACAAGATTATCTTGTTTGATTGTTATGTAGGAATCATTTCCAGATTGCGAAAACAATGAGACCAAAGAGGATGCTGGTACTGACTCACCCAGTAGTCCTGTGGAAGAAGTATTTGCGCCATCCGAACTTGCAATGAAGTTAAAATTTGATTCTGCTCTGATGTAAGTCTACTCTTCTATATGATGTCAACTTCTCTTTTCCACTTTGCTGATGTTACATAACAATAGTGAGGTTTGGCGAATGGACTACACTATTAAGTAGTATTTTTGCTCGTCATTTCCAAATGGTTCTATTTTTTGAAACTTTCTGTGTCCTTTCCAGGTCTGATGACGAAGAGgacaatgacaaagagaacaTAGATTTTCATTTGGTCCGGGATGTTGACCTCTCTCTGCCCATTAAAGATCCTGTTAAAGAttttcttgatgaagaagcagaggaagaagatgacagTGATGGTGACCCATTCAATGGCCaagatgatgaggatgaggatatTGAAGATGCCGAAGAGCTAAATGATATGATAGCCACCAATTACACCGAGAAGCCTAGAGATAATGAGATGCGCAATGAGCTTCACCAGAAGTGGCTCGAGCAGCAAGACGCTGCTGGAATGGAAAATCTTCTGCAAAGAGTAAAAGGCGCTCCAAAACAGAGAGAAGCAACATTGcttgaggaggaggaagaccaggaagaggaggaagacgaaGACAGTGAGGAAGAGTTTGGTGAAGACAATGAAGAAGGTTTGCCACTAAAGACTCTTGCACAAATGAACCTGAGAAAAGCAAAGCAAACAATCTCAGAGATGTTTACAGAAAAAGACGATGCATATATATCATCTGAAGATGAAGAATCTGAAAGGATCCTAATCAAACAATCTCTATCTGAGAAAATTGTGAGTCTTTGCAGTTCTAGAGATACTCTATCTTAATCCGTGCTCGTTCTCTTTCCTGTCGCGCGATTCATGGTTCACTTTTGGAGTTTTCATGGTCCCTTAACAAACTTTTTCGGGAACAGGAAGGGCAGGCAAAGTTATTGTCACCAGCAGAGGATGAGAGCTCTCGAGAAGTATTCAGTCGCATAAAGAAGTTGAATATCGTGCCTGAGAACAAAAGGAGAGCCAAACCATCAGGTAAGATCTGTGGCCTCTACCACTAAGTCAGTACTGGGTTTCGTTGACAGGCATCTAACACTCCATAGTTTTCCTTGCAGCCCTCCATGATTTGTCGTTGGCAAGTGGAAGAGTGAACAGCTTTCTGAAGGTAAAACTTATGCACGTCTTTAATATTCATTATTGACATAGCGGCTTCTTCAATTTATTAAGAATTCGGAATCATAACAAAGTGGATTTTGGTATGGTCCCCCGTTGGAGTTAACTTGTGACTTTGGGAAATATTGCAGCCATCTTTTCTGGGGAAGGGTTCAAGTTCTCTGCCATCAAAGAATCAGAAATCAAGCGCCTTTCGATCCTTCATCTTTGGTCGGGATGACAGCAATAGCAGGAGTACAGAATCAGCTTCAGAAGAGTCACCTGACACGGTCAGAGCTTGAGCCTTTTCTCTCAAATCTTATCATGAACGAAAGAATTGTTTTTGTTCTGTAATCCGATCATGTTCCATCTCCTCTGTTTGACAAAAAAATGCTATGTCGTATCATTCATTGCTAATGCAGGTGCAGAGAGACAGTCGACCGATAAGGACTCCTTCAGCCAAGTTCAGGAGCCCTCAAACGAAACCTTGCACCCACAGCGCTAAGGTTTCTGCTGAGGCTGACTCAACCACTTCACTATATGACATTCTGCGGCGTCCACCTATAAAGTCCGACAGTTGTGTCCGAGACGTGGTTGATGTCAGGACAAAATCGATCTTTGCTGCGTTCAGGTTAGGAAAGAGGTCGAGAGAAGGGAGAGTTGTGATGTAAAGTCACCGGGCTTCGCCTGTTTTGAAGGATCACACCCTTGGAAGTTGGAAGTTTCTTACTTGATCGTGCTATAGTTCCCGTGTTattcaagtttaatttgttccAATTAAGAAACAAAAGTAATGTAAATCTAATCAATTGACAAACTTTTGATTCCTTAAAAAGAATGGAACGTATCATACGAGGAACTGGGAAACCATTGAAGTTTACATTTCTTGTTCGTTAATAACGAAATGGAGAAACTGAGAAAGGTTGATTTGTTCAATGACATTGTCCTAAATTCGAAATTGAAGTATCGTAGATTCAATTTTCAtggcttctttttttcttatatatatatgtataaatatttaatctCCTTTTAAGGCGACGAGGAaaacaaaatacaaaaaaaattcctatAGGGGCAAAATGTAACGAATAAAGGTTTCTGTTAGCGGGTAATTAAATAGTACCTATAATCGTCTATCAATTCAATCCCTTTGTTCGCCAACCGTTACTGAAGACTCAAATGCGTTcacaatgaaaatttttttaaaaagaaaaaatcagtaaataaataaaggagcCCCCAACGCAACGACTCTTTCCCTTACCATTTTCAGGGATGATTAGAACTTCGGGGATGAAATTGATGCCCGAGTCAAAAATATGGAGgacaaaaaataatagttCTTATGTGAATAAAATGATATTCGCCGCCTCACCGTCATTTCTCCTTCCGGTACGTGCTCCGACGTGTCACTATCGCCTTTCTCCTCCGTAGGACAGGCCGCACCGGATCCTTACGATTACTTCGCCAACAAAGGTTGTCGTTTCCCCAACTCACCACCTTTCGCCGGAATTATCGAATCCTTGCCCTAAGCTCAGCCCTCGAACAGTCGCAGGCAGTCACTTCCAAGTCAAACGAGCTTCTTCCATTGAATTGAAACCCCATCTCGGTCTCAGCTCGGCCCAAATTCATCTCAAAGCAATCCATCTTCCATCTCCTTAAGGCTTGCCAGACGATCCGCAATGGCGGCTCACTGAGTCGGCGCTTCCCCAACCCGCTGCAGCTGCTGttccttgttcttcttctctgATGGAAGGTCACCGCCGTGGCAAGTTTGGCATGTCAGTTCTGCTTTCCTTGCTCTTGATCTCCGCTTCTGCTCCGGCTTCTAGATTACTCGCGAGCTGCGATCCCATCCCGGCCGAGGACGAGCGCGATCGGCTCCCTCGCGATGCGCCGCAGGTCGAGTCCACGGCCGTGGACGGTAAGCAGCAGGTGCTGTTGCAGACGCTGGAAGAGTTGGTGAGA
This genomic window contains:
- the LOC116193269 gene encoding uncharacterized protein LOC116193269, which gives rise to MESDDDFEFFSTAEAEPPSPQSHVRKLKRLRRAAEVVTPHPLIEPAENDLPSVHALDSADSEPVHAVESNGAEAEEPSDGLQHSAAKNGTEDDTAGFGSVAMEPEKEDELQQVSEFDSLESNGAEVEDPSDGLQHSGAENGTEDDTTGFGSVTMEPDKESELQQISEFDLVDEEINVGDEPREGSEDLITRAPEDNLQQVGPSETKRKKKKKKKKDKKKRTDSSTDDDNDQIKATHVINKRREEKERRDRMQQLRADSQRVLRESRDASFKPIPMVLKPISSVLEKIRQRKLEMSKKTVSVKSTNLASRYFDFSEEEDVDIDLNDSVLPRGGDEMVPGSIVDEAVAEPTETRTIPDVGPIGGPDDIADDLSPESAAGQKTLHEELKPAFQAPIDDTQESFPDCENNETKEDAGTDSPSSPVEEVFAPSELAMKLKFDSALMSDDEEDNDKENIDFHLVRDVDLSLPIKDPVKDFLDEEAEEEDDSDGDPFNGQDDEDEDIEDAEELNDMIATNYTEKPRDNEMRNELHQKWLEQQDAAGMENLLQRVKGAPKQREATLLEEEEDQEEEEDEDSEEEFGEDNEEGLPLKTLAQMNLRKAKQTISEMFTEKDDAYISSEDEESERILIKQSLSEKIEGQAKLLSPAEDESSREVFSRIKKLNIVPENKRRAKPSALHDLSLASGRVNSFLKPSFLGKGSSSLPSKNQKSSAFRSFIFGRDDSNSRSTESASEESPDTVQRDSRPIRTPSAKFRSPQTKPCTHSAKVSAEADSTTSLYDILRRPPIKSDSCVRDVVDVRTKSIFAAFRLGKRSREGRVVM
- the LOC116193223 gene encoding outer envelope pore protein 24, chloroplastic-like, producing MRASLKGTAGTDKNRAGAASLGVPLGELKLRASITEATVVNGPSLNGLLLSVEKPGSFIIDYDIPKKDFRFQFMNKVKIMEKPLSLTYIHGKGDNRTLLEGTLAFDPCNKLSANYMVGPGNCKLKYSYVHGGLTTFEPSYDLSKNSWDLAVSRKVYGDDVLKATYQTSSRILGLEWSLNSLLSSRAKVSASVNLNEESKIPKVSAETTWNFDM